One region of Salvia miltiorrhiza cultivar Shanhuang (shh) chromosome 3, IMPLAD_Smil_shh, whole genome shotgun sequence genomic DNA includes:
- the LOC131018883 gene encoding uncharacterized protein LOC131018883 — protein MYETRISTLEERLLAEQAERVYVAAKVPETWKERKLNEFILDSPLSWDVDGLNGVLEPGDLWNLSSQILPSSTRSDTPFWPDGKFNSYTVKSGYLLACSLRDRAEASSSTADDSLWHWIWGLEVLPKIKLFMWKCLAGAIPTAKALISRSIDVDPFCRRCGNALETVEHVLRDCPWASFVWETSPLRLQPAPASGFCSTADWFDSIRQIPHGEAHKTFANLAWAIWFSRNLLVFQNKEISHLECLATAQRASWTKVISPTVGAAKSLTMVCRREQQVKISCDASVVEGVGVGFGVVTTDKEGVVLNCCFGFMVGVFSALEGEAKAVWEDPDPSYFGDTLSNILSLAAMLRLCGFSWIPREGNAIADRLAKFASVNRSVFTSSDVLPVFGNSPSLS, from the exons atgtatgagacacggatctccacgcttgAAGAGCGCCTACTGGCCGAACAAGCAGAAC GTGTTTATGTTGCTGCCAAGGTTCCTGAGACGTGGAAAGAAAGAAAACTCAATGAATTCATTCTGGATAGCCCTCTTTCGTGGGATGTGGATGGTCTAAATGGTGTTCTTGAACCAGGAGATCTCTGGAATTTGTCCTCACAGATTCTACCTTCCTCTACTCGTTCAGATACTCCATTTTGGCCTGATGGAAAATTCAATTCCTACACTGTGAAGTCAGGATATCTGCTTGCTTGCTCCCTTCGAGACAGAGCTGAGGCTTCTTCCTCGACTGCTGATGATTCACTTTGGCATTGGATTTGGGGTCTTGAGGTTCttccaaaaatcaaactttttatGTGGAAGTGTTTAGCTGGGGCGATACCTACTGCTAAAGCGCTTATTTCTCGCTCGATTGACGTTGATCCTTTTTGTCGACGCTGTGGTAATGCTTTGGAAACGGTGGAGCATGTGTTGAGGGACTGTCCTTGGGCTTCTTTTGTGTGGGAAACCTCTCCTCTTCGACTTCAACCAGCCCCTGCCTCTGGGTTTTGCTCTACAGCTGATTGGTTTGACAGCATCCGACAAATTCCCCATGGTGAAGCGCACAAAACCTTTGCTAATTTGGCTTGGGCGATTTGGTTCTCTAGAAATCTCTTGGTTTTCCAAAATAAAGAGATTTCTCACCTGGAATGTTTGGCGACAGCCCAGAGAGCTTCTTGGACTAAAGTGATTTCGCCAACAGTAGGAGCTGCTAAGTCTTTGACGATGGTATGCAGGCGTGAGCAGCAGGTTAAGATTTCGTGTGATGCTTCGGTTGTGGAGGGAGTTGGCGTGGGTTTTGGGGTGGTGACGACGGATAAGGAGGGTGTGGTTTTGAACTGCTGTTTCGGTTTTATGGTAGGGGTTTTTTCTGCACTTGAAGGTGAAGCTAAAGCAGTTTGGGAAG ATCCTGACCCATCTTACTTTGGAGACACTCTTTCGAATATTCTCTCCTTGGCTGCCATGTTACGTCTCTGTGGTTTTAGTTGGATCCCCCGGGAAGGCAATGCCATCGCTGATCGTTTAGCTAAATTTGCTTCTGTTAATCGTTCTGTTTTTACTTCTTCTGATGTTCTCCCCGTTTTTGGGAACTCTCCTTCTTTGTCTTAA